TATATGAACAGCGGTCACCGCATCATTAAAGCTTCTGCGGTTCTGTTATCATCCCTATAAAGCTGCACATGGCAACCTTTAATGCTGTATAAATGAGGAGAAGCCCCGCCCAAGTTGGAACGGGACTCTCAATCATATGACTCTAGGTATGAGATTGTATGTACTTCACAACTTCACCCACGGTCGTAATCGTCTCTGCATCTTCATCAGAGATTTCCATGTCGAATTCATCTTCCAATTCCATTACCAATTCTACTACATCAAGAGAATCAGCACCTAAATCATCTTTGAAAGACGCTTCTAATGTTACCTCAGCTTCATCGGCACCTAAGCGGTCGATGACAATGCGTTTTACACGCTCTAATACATCGGACATCCGGTTCACCTCCTCTTTTGGTATTATACGAGATATGAGGTCAAAATACCATAGACCGCAAAAAACGCTTTCCTGATCCCTCACATTTCTTCTTTAAAACAGTGTAATTTCTCCCAAGCATAAACGCCTTCGGCGTCTTTATAAGGACGGAGAATTACATATACATCCCGCCATCCACGTGTAGTGTCTGGCCGGTCATATAAGCGGCGCCTTCAGAAGCTAGGAAAACAACTGCCATAGCTATCTCTTCCGGACGCCCAAGGCGAGCTAGTGGAATGCCCTTCTCTAGCTCACTGCGAACTTCTTCAGAGAGCTCACGCGTCATATCTGTATCGATAAAACCAGGAGCGATACAGTTAACGGTGATGCCACGCGAAGAGAGCTCACGAGCGGCTGCTTTCGTTAGACCGATGACACCAGCCTTAGCTGCAGAGTAATTAGCCTGACCAGGGTTACCTGTCACACCCACAACCGAGGAAATATTAATGATTCGACCGTAACGCTGCTTCATCATCGGACGTGTAGCTGCCTTAAGGCAATTAAACACACCCTTCAGATTCGTCTCGATCACTTGATCGAACTCTTCCTCTTTCATGCGCATAATCAGGTTGTCTCTGGTAATGCCGGCATTATTGACAACAATGTCAATACGTCCCCAGGTATTAAGAACCTCTTTCACAAGGCTCTCAGCCTGTTCACTATTACCAACATCCCCACGGATCGCAATGCCCTCCGAGCCAAGCTCTGCAATACGAGCCACAGTCTCGTGTGCCGCTGCTTCACTCCCTGCATAGTTCACAGCCACCTTTACGCCGTGTTCTGCAAGAGCAAGCGCGATACTACGACCAATGCCACGTGAGCCGCCAGTTACAAGGGCTGTCTGGCCCCGCAATGCTGAGAACATAGTTTACTCCCCCTTCTGACATATTTACAAAACAGTTTGGACACTCTCAAGCGTATTAATGTTGATTACCTTGACTGTTTTGTCTATTTTGCGGATAAGACCTGCCAGAACACTGCCAGAACCAATCTCAACAAAAGTATCCACACCATTCGCAATCAACCATTCAACACTGTCCTGCCAAAGCACAGGGGAATACACCTGACGAACGAGCAATTCGCGAATTTCTTCGGGATCTGTTACTGGTGCTGCTGTGACATTAACAATGACAGGTACAGTTGGAGAATTAAAGGTTACCTTCTTCAACTCTTCTGCCAAACGGTCCGCAGCAGCTTTCATCATAGAAGAGTGAAACGGTCCACTTACTTCGAGCGGAATCGCCCGCTTACCACCAGCTTCTTTAACGCGCTCCACAACACCGTTAACGCCTTCCTGAGATCCGGAAACAACGATCTGACCCGGGCAGTTGACGTTAGCTAGTTCCACAACTCCACTCTCTTCAGATACATTTTGGCATAATAATGCCAGTGCCTCACGATCAGCTCCAAGCACTGCCGCCATTGCACCTTGACCACCTGGAACTGCTTCTTCCATGAAGCGACCGCGTAGGCGTACTAATGTTACAGCATCTTCATAAGACAACACACCCGCAGCAACTAATGCGCTATATTCTCCAAGGCTATGTCCAGCGACATAATCTGGCTTCAAGCCTTGTTCCCGCAAAGCTTCAAGATAAGCTACGCTAGCTGTAAGAAGCGCTGGCTGCGTATTTACTGTCTGCTTTAGCTCACTGTCCGGTCCTTCAAAAATCAGCTTACTCAGTGGAAATCCTAGAACTTCATCACCTTTTTCGAACACTGCACGACTGTTTGGAAGAGCATCGTATACATCCTTACCCATCCCAACTGCTTGTGCTCCCTGACCGGGAAAGACAAATGCGATTTTACCCATAAGTATGAACTCCTTCCCGTATTACGGTTTCAGCTTATTACCAGATCAATACTGATGCGCCCCAAGTCAAGCCACCGCCGAATCCAACCATTAGAACGGTGTCGCCTTCTTTCATACGTCCTTCTTCCGCCGCTTCAACAAGAGCTAGTGGAATAGAGGCCGCCGAAGTATTAGCATATTTATCAACATTGATCACACATTTCTCCGGTGGCAGATCCAAACGCTGCATAGCGGATTGAATGATACGAATATTCGCTTGGTGTGGTACAAACAAATCAATGTCTTCCTTACCCAGACCAGCTTTGGTAAGCACACGTTCTGTAGCTGAGCCCATCACACGAACTGCAAATTTAAATACTTCACGACCATTCATATAGATGAAATGCTTCTTATCTTCAACGGTTTGCTGAGATGCAGGCAAGCGTGAACCGCCGGCTTCTAGCTTAAGCAAGTTCCCACCAGAGCCTTCAGCACCCAGATCAAAGGATTGGAAGCCACGACCTTCTGGAACCTCGCCAATGATTACCGCGCCTGCTCCATCACCGAACAAGACACAAGTATTTCGATCCGTATAATCTGTGATGCGGGATAAAGTATCCGCTCCTATAATAAGGGCATTGTTGTACATTCCGTTCTGAATGAATCCAACCGCTGTAGCTAAGCTGTATACAAAACCAGAGCAGGCTGCTGACAAGTCAAACGCCGCAGCACCTTTAGCACCCAGTTTATCCTGCAAAATGCAGGCTGTAGAAGGAAAGGAACTATCAGGTGTTACTGTTGCAATAATAATCAGATCCAAATCTTCGGCTTTCATTCCCGCGGAATCAAGTGCCTTTAGTGCTGCTTCATACGCTAGATCAGAGGTTGCCTCATGAGGCGCAGCAATATGTCTTTCACGGATGCCTGTCCGACTGACGATCCACTCATCGTTAGTCTCCACTATTTTTTCCAGATCGCTATTTGTCAATATTTTCTCAGGTACATATTTCCCAGTTCCTATAATTCCAACCGGTCGCAACTGTCTCATGTCGTCACTCACTTCCCGCTAATTTCCTTGGATATACTTGGCACAAGCTCAGCTTTCAGAGCAATCCGCGCTTGTCTTACTGCATTCTTAACCGCATTTCCGTCAGAAGATCCGTGTCCCTTAACAACTAATCCGCTAAGACCGAGCAGCGGTGCACCACCGTGCTCTTTGTAATCCATTTTACCCTTTAGAGCTCTAAGCTCTGGCATCAGCATAGCCGCTCCAAGCTTAGTCTTCAGAGAACGACTAAATTGCTCCTTCAGCAAAGAGAACATTGCACTCGCCGTACCCTCTAGCGTTTTCAGCAAAATATTACCAGCAAATCC
This window of the Paenibacillus sp. FSL R10-2734 genome carries:
- a CDS encoding acyl carrier protein, with the protein product MSDVLERVKRIVIDRLGADEAEVTLEASFKDDLGADSLDVVELVMELEDEFDMEISDEDAETITTVGEVVKYIQSHT
- the fabG gene encoding 3-oxoacyl-[acyl-carrier-protein] reductase, with amino-acid sequence MFSALRGQTALVTGGSRGIGRSIALALAEHGVKVAVNYAGSEAAAHETVARIAELGSEGIAIRGDVGNSEQAESLVKEVLNTWGRIDIVVNNAGITRDNLIMRMKEEEFDQVIETNLKGVFNCLKAATRPMMKQRYGRIINISSVVGVTGNPGQANYSAAKAGVIGLTKAAARELSSRGITVNCIAPGFIDTDMTRELSEEVRSELEKGIPLARLGRPEEIAMAVVFLASEGAAYMTGQTLHVDGGMYM
- the fabD gene encoding ACP S-malonyltransferase → MGKIAFVFPGQGAQAVGMGKDVYDALPNSRAVFEKGDEVLGFPLSKLIFEGPDSELKQTVNTQPALLTASVAYLEALREQGLKPDYVAGHSLGEYSALVAAGVLSYEDAVTLVRLRGRFMEEAVPGGQGAMAAVLGADREALALLCQNVSEESGVVELANVNCPGQIVVSGSQEGVNGVVERVKEAGGKRAIPLEVSGPFHSSMMKAAADRLAEELKKVTFNSPTVPVIVNVTAAPVTDPEEIRELLVRQVYSPVLWQDSVEWLIANGVDTFVEIGSGSVLAGLIRKIDKTVKVININTLESVQTVL
- a CDS encoding beta-ketoacyl-ACP synthase III; this translates as MRQLRPVGIIGTGKYVPEKILTNSDLEKIVETNDEWIVSRTGIRERHIAAPHEATSDLAYEAALKALDSAGMKAEDLDLIIIATVTPDSSFPSTACILQDKLGAKGAAAFDLSAACSGFVYSLATAVGFIQNGMYNNALIIGADTLSRITDYTDRNTCVLFGDGAGAVIIGEVPEGRGFQSFDLGAEGSGGNLLKLEAGGSRLPASQQTVEDKKHFIYMNGREVFKFAVRVMGSATERVLTKAGLGKEDIDLFVPHQANIRIIQSAMQRLDLPPEKCVINVDKYANTSAASIPLALVEAAEEGRMKEGDTVLMVGFGGGLTWGASVLIW